The Astatotilapia calliptera unplaced genomic scaffold, fAstCal1.2 U_scaffold_38, whole genome shotgun sequence genome includes a region encoding these proteins:
- the LOC113018059 gene encoding uncharacterized protein LOC113018059 codes for MTWQRIASCFGISRRTLYRHRQTLGVEPLSYVDISNQELNGLVTDILQNTPNAGEVYILGSLRSRGLRVQRWRVRQSLQEVDPIGRAFRRRHAIRRRIYSVQAPNHLWHFDGNHKLIRWRLVLHGCVDGFSRTIIYLRCLSNNRASSVLSLFLEGIQNFGLPLRVRCDHGMENIQVARFMLQRRGVGSVITGVSVHNQRIERLWAELNRVVSRHFINIFNFMEEQGMLDSLNELHLFCLHYVYLPRIERALTEFVNQWNNHGLSTQGGQTPLQLWHTGVTNNVGILSFINDIFHVDNYYGVDEEGPLPELQTNNNVNIPAIDININETAMNIIQQVNPLENDGNHGIDVFSSLLHLLH; via the exons ATGACATGGCAGAGAATTGCATCATGCTTTGGAATAAGTCGAAGAACCCTgtacagacacagacaaacttTGGGAGTTGAGCCATTAAGCTATGTGGATATTTCAAATCAAGAACTGAATGGCCTTGTGACGGATATCCTACAGAACACTCCAAATGCAGGGGAAGTATACATTCTTGGAAGTCTGAGATCTCGTGGCTTAAGAGTTCAACGTTGGAGGGTCAGACAAAGTCTACAGGAAGTGGATCCTATTGGACGTGCATTTAGACGTCGTCATGCGATAAGGCGAAGGATCTATAGTGTTCAGGCCCCCAACCACTTATG GCATTTTGACGGCAACCACAAATTGATTAGATGGCGCTTGGTCCTGCATGGCTGTGTTGATGGCTTCAGCCGAACTATCATATACTTACGTTGCTTATCCAATAACAGAGCCTCAAGTGTCTTGTCATTATTTTTGGAAGGAATACAAAACTTTGGTTTGCCCTTAAGGGTCAGGTGTGATCATGGTATGGAAAATATACAGGTTGCTCGTTTTATGTTACAGAGAAGAGGAGTAGGCAGTGTTATTACAGGTGTTTCAGTACATAACCAAAGAATTGAAAGACTGTGGGCAGAACTCAACAGAGTTGTATCAAGACACTTTATAAATATCTTTAACTTTATGGAAGAACAGGGTATGTTGGATTCACTGAATGAGCTACATCTTTTTTGTCTGCATTATGTTTATTTGCCAAGGATTGAAAGAGCATTAACAGAATTTGTCAATCAGTGGAACAACCATGGTCTCTCTACACAAGGAGGACAGACCCCTCTTCAGCTGTGGCATACAGGTGTCACAAACAATGTGGGAATCCTGTCGtttataaatgacatttttcatgTTGATAACTATTATGGCGTTGATGAAGAAGGGCCATTACCAGAacttcaaacaaacaataatgtcAATATTCCAGCTATTGACATCAACATAAATGAGACTGCAATGAACATAATTCAACAAGTGAATCCATTAGAAAATGATGGAAATCATGGAATAGAtgtgttttcttcacttttacaccttctacattaa
- the LOC113018056 gene encoding G2/M phase-specific E3 ubiquitin-protein ligase-like: MRSLRDRDLLVHDIVMFQVIHRVQGPFQRFCEGLKTLGVLEKMRRHPDSFRPLFCYEPHMLTADQVDDLFNIHLSPEGSNRRAAEETVVTFWRDYLQDAEEEEGPSKLQKILAFATGATAVPPIGFSPVPSIEFIHRGDDDFSSTPIFPLANTCVNCIRMPLHVSYQLFKEKFDFALGNTYGFGRV, from the exons ATGCGTTCACTAAGAGACAGGGATCTGCTGGTACATGATATTGTCATGTTTCAGGTCATCCACAGGGTTCAAGGTCCATTTCAAAG ATTTTGTGAAGGTCTGAAAACTCTTGGGGTTCTCGAGAAAATGAGGAGGCATCCAGACAGTTTTCGCCCTCTGTTCTGCTATGAGCCACATATGCTGACTGCTGACCAGGTGGATGATCTTTTCAACATTCATCTATCTCCAGAAGGAAGCAACAGAAGAGCTGCTGAGGAGACAGTTGTTACCTTCTGGAGAGACTATCTCCAAGATGCAGAAG aagaagaaggacCTTCCAAATTACAGAAGATATTGGCCTTTGCAACTGGAGCAACTGCGGTGCCACCTATTGGCTTTTCCCCAGTACCCTCGATTGAGTTCATTCATAGAGGAGACGATGACTTCTCTTCTACACCAATTTTCCCTCTTGCCAACACGTGTGTTAACTGCATTAGGATGCCACTGCATGTTTCATACCAGCTGTTCAAGGAGAAGTTTGATTTTGCATTAGGTAACACTTACGGCTTTGGCAGGGTATGA